A portion of the Fusobacterium nucleatum genome contains these proteins:
- the mtaB gene encoding tRNA (N(6)-L-threonylcarbamoyladenosine(37)-C(2))-methylthiotransferase MtaB — protein MSFSKKVAFHTLGCKVNQYETESIKNQLIKRGYEEVPFEDKSDIYIINSCTVTSIADRKTRNMLRRAKKINPKAKVIVTGCYAQTNSREILEIEDVDFVIDNKNKSNIVNFVGAIEDISFEREKNGNIFQEKEYQEYEFATLREMTRAYVKIQDGCNHFCSYCKIPFARGKSRSRKKENILKEIEKLVEDGFKEIILIGIDLSAYGEDFEEKDNFESLLEDILRIKDLKRVRIGSVYPDKITDRFIELFKNKKLMPHLHISLQSCDDTVLKNMRRNYGSSLIKKSLLKLKSKVKDMEFTADVIVGFPKEDEIMFQNTYDVIKEIEFSGLHIFQYSDREGTIASNMDGKIDVKTKKQRADRLDSLKQEMIVDSRKKYLEKSLEVLVEEEKNGEYFGYSQNYLRVKFRSDKKDLVNNLINVKVKCVENDILIAEKEM, from the coding sequence ATGAGTTTCTCTAAAAAGGTTGCTTTTCATACCTTAGGTTGTAAGGTCAATCAATATGAAACGGAAAGTATAAAAAATCAACTTATTAAAAGAGGATATGAAGAAGTTCCTTTTGAAGATAAATCAGATATATATATAATAAATTCTTGTACTGTTACAAGCATAGCAGATAGAAAAACTAGAAATATGTTAAGGAGAGCTAAAAAAATAAATCCTAAGGCAAAGGTTATAGTTACAGGCTGTTATGCACAGACAAATAGTAGGGAAATTTTAGAAATAGAAGATGTAGATTTTGTTATAGATAATAAAAATAAAAGTAATATAGTGAACTTCGTGGGGGCTATTGAAGATATAAGCTTTGAAAGAGAAAAAAATGGAAACATTTTTCAAGAGAAAGAGTATCAGGAATATGAATTTGCTACTCTTAGAGAGATGACAAGAGCCTATGTAAAAATACAAGATGGTTGTAACCATTTTTGTTCATATTGTAAGATACCTTTTGCTAGGGGAAAAAGTAGATCAAGAAAAAAAGAAAATATCTTAAAAGAAATAGAAAAATTAGTAGAAGATGGTTTTAAAGAAATAATATTGATAGGTATAGATTTAAGTGCTTATGGTGAGGATTTTGAAGAAAAAGATAATTTTGAATCTTTGCTTGAAGATATTTTAAGAATTAAAGATTTAAAAAGAGTTAGAATAGGCTCTGTTTATCCAGATAAAATAACTGATAGATTTATAGAACTATTTAAAAATAAAAAGTTAATGCCTCATCTTCACATATCCTTACAATCTTGTGATGATACTGTTTTAAAGAATATGAGAAGAAATTATGGAAGTTCACTTATTAAAAAAAGTTTATTAAAACTAAAATCTAAGGTAAAAGATATGGAATTTACAGCAGATGTAATTGTAGGTTTTCCTAAAGAAGATGAAATTATGTTCCAAAATACTTATGATGTTATAAAAGAAATAGAGTTTTCCGGATTACATATTTTCCAATATTCAGATAGAGAAGGTACTATTGCAAGTAATATGGATGGAAAAATAGATGTTAAAACTAAGAAACAAAGAGCTGATAGACTTGATAGTTTAAAACAGGAAATGATAGTAGACAGTAGAAAAAAATACTTAGAAAAAAGCTTAGAAGTTTTAGTTGAAGAAGAGAAAAATGGAGAATATTTTGGTTACTCTCAAAATTATTTAAGAGTTAAGTTTAGGTCAGATAAAAAAGATCTTGTAAATAACCTAATAAATGTAAAAGTAAAATGTGTAGAAAATGATATATTAATTGCTGAAAAGGAGATGTAA
- a CDS encoding RsmE family RNA methyltransferase, whose translation MLSVVVTEIYDDFILVIDAGDINHIKNAFRKVKGDKIRAVDGANEYLCEIEKIEDKEIKLKILEKIEDKFSLDIEVDAGISILKGDKMDLTIQKLTELGINKIIPISVKRCVVKLDKKKDRWDTISKEALKQCQGVVPTVIDEIKKINKLNFKDYDLILVPYENEKEIFIKEILRDLKIKPSKILYIIGAEGGFEKEEIDYLKENGAKIISLGKRILRAETAAIVTGGVIINEFL comes from the coding sequence TTGTTAAGTGTGGTTGTAACAGAAATTTATGATGATTTTATTTTAGTTATTGATGCTGGAGATATAAATCATATAAAGAATGCTTTTAGAAAAGTAAAAGGAGATAAAATTAGAGCAGTTGATGGAGCTAATGAATATCTTTGTGAAATAGAAAAAATAGAAGATAAAGAAATAAAATTAAAAATTTTAGAAAAAATAGAAGATAAATTTTCCTTAGATATAGAAGTAGATGCAGGTATTTCAATATTAAAAGGAGATAAAATGGATTTGACTATTCAAAAATTAACTGAGTTAGGAATAAACAAAATCATTCCAATTTCAGTCAAAAGATGTGTAGTCAAATTAGATAAGAAAAAAGACAGGTGGGATACAATTTCAAAGGAGGCATTAAAACAATGTCAAGGAGTTGTTCCTACAGTTATTGATGAAATAAAAAAAATTAACAAACTAAATTTTAAAGACTATGATTTAATTTTAGTTCCTTATGAGAATGAAAAAGAAATATTTATAAAAGAAATTTTAAGAGATTTAAAAATAAAACCATCAAAGATTCTATATATAATAGGAGCAGAGGGTGGTTTTGAAAAAGAAGAAATTGATTATTTAAAAGAAAATGGAGCTAAAATAATAAGTCTTGGAAAAAGAATATTAAGGGCAGAAACAGCAGCAATAGTGACAGGAGGAGTAATAATAAATGAGTTTCTCTAA
- a CDS encoding Rrf2 family transcriptional regulator: protein MKVNTKVRYGLKALAYIAENSTDKKLVRIKEISEDQDISVQYLEQILFKLKNENIIEGKRGPTGGYKLAIEPKEIDLYMIYRILDDEEKVIDCNEMGEGKTHSCSEEGCGDTCIWSKLDNAMTKILSETSLQDFINNGKRIQE, encoded by the coding sequence ATGAAAGTGAACACAAAAGTTAGATATGGATTGAAAGCACTAGCATATATCGCTGAAAATTCTACTGATAAAAAATTAGTTAGAATTAAAGAAATATCTGAAGATCAGGATATTTCAGTTCAATATTTAGAACAGATACTTTTTAAATTGAAAAATGAAAATATTATTGAAGGAAAAAGAGGTCCAACAGGAGGGTATAAATTAGCAATAGAACCTAAGGAAATAGACTTATATATGATTTATAGAATCCTAGATGATGAAGAAAAGGTTATAGATTGTAATGAGATGGGAGAAGGAAAAACACATAGTTGTAGTGAAGAAGGTTGTGGAGATACTTGTATTTGGAGTAAACTTGATAATGCTATGACAAAGATTTTATCTGAAACATCTCTACAGGATTTTATTAACAATGGAAAAAGAATACAGGAGTAA
- the ruvB gene encoding Holliday junction branch migration DNA helicase RuvB, translating into MERIISELEMPNEIEIQKSLRPKSFDEYIGQENLKEKMSISIKAAQKRNMVVDHILLYGPPGLGKTTLAGVIANEMKANLKITSGPILEKAGDLAAILTSLEENDILFIDEIHRLNSTVEEILYPAMEDGELDIIIGKGPSAKSIRIELPPFTLIGATTRAGLLSAPLRDRFGVSHKMEYYNENEIKSIIIRGAKILGVKINEDGAIEISKRSRGTPRIANRLLKRVRDYCEIKGNGTIDKLSAKNALDMLGVDSNGLDDLDRNIINSIIENYDGGPVGIETLSLLLGEDRRTLEEVYEPYLVKIGFLKRTNRGRVVTSKAYQHFKKVEVKI; encoded by the coding sequence GTGGAAAGAATTATAAGTGAACTTGAAATGCCTAATGAGATTGAAATTCAGAAATCATTAAGGCCTAAAAGTTTTGATGAATATATAGGACAAGAAAATTTAAAAGAAAAAATGAGTATTTCTATAAAAGCAGCTCAAAAAAGAAATATGGTAGTAGACCATATTTTACTTTATGGACCACCTGGCTTAGGAAAAACAACCTTAGCAGGAGTTATTGCAAATGAAATGAAAGCAAATTTAAAAATAACATCAGGGCCTATACTTGAAAAAGCAGGAGATTTGGCTGCAATTTTAACTTCATTAGAAGAAAATGATATTTTATTTATAGATGAAATACACAGACTAAATAGTACAGTTGAAGAAATTTTATATCCTGCTATGGAAGATGGGGAACTTGATATTATTATAGGAAAAGGACCTTCTGCAAAATCAATAAGAATTGAATTACCTCCTTTTACTTTAATTGGAGCTACTACAAGAGCAGGACTTTTAAGTGCACCTTTAAGAGATAGATTTGGTGTCAGTCATAAAATGGAATATTACAATGAAAATGAAATTAAATCTATTATTATAAGAGGAGCAAAAATTTTAGGAGTAAAAATCAATGAAGATGGAGCAATAGAAATTTCAAAAAGAAGCAGAGGAACTCCAAGAATAGCAAATAGACTATTAAAAAGAGTCAGAGATTATTGTGAAATTAAAGGAAACGGAACAATAGATAAGTTGAGTGCTAAAAATGCCTTGGATATGTTAGGTGTTGATAGCAATGGTTTAGATGACTTGGATAGAAATATTATTAACTCCATAATTGAAAATTATGATGGAGGACCTGTTGGTATTGAGACTCTATCTCTTTTATTAGGAGAAGATAGAAGAACTTTGGAAGAGGTTTATGAACCTTATTTAGTTAAAATTGGATTTTTGAAAAGAACAAATAGAGGTAGAGTAGTAACTTCCAAAGCATACCAACACTTTAAGAAAGTTGAGGTAAAAATATGA
- a CDS encoding DUF445 domain-containing protein, with protein sequence MKQLLVMILISGAIGWITNWVAIKMLFRPHREINFGLFKIQGLIPKRRAEIGTGIAKIVQNELISVKDVISNIDREEFSKRLNKLIDEVLNKNLKRKVKEKFPLLQVFFTDKVAKDIGNAIKGIIMENKEKIFEIFSNYAEENIDFEIIISDKISNFSLDKLEEIITLLAKKELKHIEVIGAVLGMIIGAVQYLITLIVI encoded by the coding sequence ATGAAACAGTTATTAGTAATGATTTTAATCTCAGGTGCAATAGGTTGGATAACAAACTGGGTTGCAATAAAAATGCTATTTAGACCACATAGAGAAATAAATTTTGGATTATTTAAAATACAAGGTTTAATTCCTAAAAGACGTGCAGAGATTGGAACTGGTATTGCAAAAATTGTTCAAAATGAACTAATTTCTGTAAAAGATGTTATTTCAAATATTGATAGAGAAGAATTTTCTAAAAGATTAAATAAATTGATTGATGAGGTATTAAATAAAAATTTAAAGAGAAAAGTGAAAGAGAAATTTCCACTTTTACAAGTGTTTTTTACTGATAAAGTAGCAAAAGATATTGGAAATGCTATAAAAGGCATAATTATGGAAAATAAAGAAAAGATATTTGAAATTTTTTCCAATTATGCAGAAGAAAATATTGACTTTGAGATTATAATTTCAGATAAAATTTCAAATTTTTCTTTGGATAAACTAGAGGAAATTATAACTCTTTTAGCAAAAAAAGAATTAAAACATATTGAAGTTATAGGTGCTGTATTGGGTATGATAATTGGAGCAGTACAATATTTAATTACTCTAATAGTAATATAA
- the cysK gene encoding cysteine synthase A, translating to MLANSVIDLIGNTPLVKINNIDTFGNEIYVKLEGSNPGRSTKDRIALKMIEEAEKEGLIDKDTVIIEATSGNTGIGLAMICAVKNYKLKIVMPDTMSIERIQLMRAYGTEVILTDGSLGMKACLEKLEELKKNEKKYFVPNQFTNVNNPKAHYETTAEEILKDLNNKVDVFICGTGTGGSFSGTAKKLKEKLPNIKTFPVEPASSPLLSKGYIGPHKIQGMGMSIGGIPAVYDGSLADDILVCEDDDAFEMMRELSFKEGILGGISTGATFKAALDYSKENADKGLKIVVLSTDSGEKYLSNICDL from the coding sequence ATGTTAGCAAATTCTGTAATTGATTTAATTGGGAACACTCCATTGGTAAAGATTAATAATATTGATACTTTTGGAAATGAAATTTATGTAAAATTGGAAGGTTCAAATCCTGGTAGAAGTACAAAAGACAGAATTGCCTTAAAAATGATTGAGGAAGCTGAAAAGGAAGGTTTAATTGATAAAGATACTGTTATTATAGAAGCTACAAGCGGAAACACTGGAATTGGACTTGCTATGATATGTGCAGTTAAAAACTATAAATTAAAAATTGTTATGCCTGATACTATGAGTATAGAAAGAATACAGCTTATGAGAGCTTATGGAACTGAGGTTATATTAACTGATGGTTCTCTTGGAATGAAAGCCTGTTTAGAAAAATTAGAAGAACTTAAAAAGAATGAAAAAAAATATTTTGTTCCTAACCAATTCACTAATGTGAATAATCCAAAAGCCCACTATGAAACTACTGCTGAAGAAATTTTAAAAGATTTAAATAACAAAGTGGATGTATTTATTTGTGGAACAGGGACAGGAGGTAGTTTTTCTGGAACTGCTAAAAAGCTAAAAGAAAAATTGCCTAATATAAAAACTTTCCCTGTTGAACCTGCTTCATCTCCATTGCTTTCAAAAGGTTATATAGGTCCTCATAAAATTCAAGGTATGGGAATGAGTATAGGTGGTATTCCAGCAGTTTATGATGGAAGTTTAGCAGATGATATTTTAGTTTGTGAAGATGATGATGCTTTTGAAATGATGAGAGAATTAAGTTTTAAAGAAGGTATTTTAGGTGGAATTTCTACTGGTGCTACTTTTAAAGCGGCTCTTGACTATTCAAAAGAAAATGCTGATAAAGGTTTGAAAATAGTTGTCCTTTCTACTGACTCAGGTGAAAAATATTTATCTAATATTTGTGATTTATAA
- a CDS encoding YwqG family protein has translation MDFKKIITEILDNLKKNEITISTKFNNNSEIVDKSKIGGRPYLPKDFTWPYYQELPLSFLAQINLEEVSSLDKDKLLPDKGMLYFFYELETQEWGYSPQDKGCAKVFYFENTTNFTLINFPKDMEDYYKIPEFKVNFKSNISLPSYEDFDNLNEEKNILEKYKTYENFKEFENKLFDEYSDICDEYMESLKNYTKLLGYPDIIQDSMEEECAAVTRGFNMGGIGYPKKYKEEIKKASKDWILLFQMDTIESNDYELMFGDCGHLYFWIKKEDLANKNFENIWLILQCC, from the coding sequence ATGGATTTTAAAAAAATTATAACAGAAATATTAGATAATCTTAAAAAGAATGAAATTACTATTTCTACTAAATTTAATAATAATTCTGAAATAGTTGATAAAAGTAAAATTGGAGGTAGACCTTATCTTCCAAAAGATTTCACTTGGCCTTACTATCAAGAACTTCCTTTATCTTTTTTAGCTCAAATTAATTTAGAAGAAGTGAGTTCACTAGATAAAGATAAATTACTTCCAGATAAAGGTATGCTATATTTTTTCTATGAATTAGAAACACAAGAATGGGGTTATAGTCCCCAAGATAAAGGCTGTGCTAAGGTTTTTTATTTTGAAAATACTACAAACTTTACACTAATTAATTTTCCAAAAGATATGGAAGATTATTATAAAATACCAGAATTTAAAGTTAATTTCAAATCAAATATTAGTTTACCTTCTTATGAAGATTTTGATAATCTTAATGAAGAGAAAAATATATTAGAAAAATATAAAACATATGAAAATTTTAAAGAGTTTGAAAATAAATTATTTGATGAATATTCTGATATTTGTGATGAATATATGGAATCTCTTAAAAATTATACAAAATTACTTGGTTATCCAGATATTATCCAAGATTCAATGGAAGAAGAATGTGCAGCTGTAACAAGAGGATTTAATATGGGTGGGATAGGTTATCCTAAAAAATATAAAGAAGAAATAAAAAAAGCTAGCAAAGATTGGATATTACTTTTTCAAATGGATACTATTGAATCTAATGATTATGAGTTGATGTTTGGAGATTGTGGACATCTTTATTTTTGGATTAAAAAAGAAGATTTAGCAAATAAAAACTTTGAAAATATTTGGTTAATTTTACAATGTTGTTAA
- a CDS encoding nuclear transport factor 2 family protein gives MNNQLEQNKINAIAFYKTMFDGEPEKAIKLYVGDEYRQHNPMVADGKAGIIEYFTRMKKEYPIKEVKFVRAIAQGDLVAMHTHQIWGEPDNKEYVTMDFFRFDENNKIVEHWDSIQEVIKNTKSGRTMY, from the coding sequence ATGAATAATCAATTAGAGCAAAATAAAATAAATGCAATAGCATTTTATAAGACTATGTTTGATGGAGAGCCTGAAAAGGCAATAAAATTATATGTTGGAGATGAATATAGACAACATAATCCTATGGTTGCAGATGGTAAAGCTGGTATAATTGAATATTTTACTAGAATGAAAAAAGAATATCCTATAAAAGAGGTTAAATTTGTTCGTGCAATAGCACAGGGAGATTTAGTTGCAATGCATACTCATCAAATTTGGGGAGAACCAGATAATAAAGAGTATGTTACTATGGATTTTTTTCGTTTTGATGAAAATAATAAAATTGTCGAGCATTGGGATTCTATACAAGAAGTAATAAAAAATACAAAATCTGGAAGAACAATGTATTAA
- a CDS encoding nitroreductase, which produces MDEVLKVIRERRSIRKFRSDMLPKEIIDKVIESGLYAASGKGQQSPIIISITNKELRDKLSKMNCKIGGWKEDFDPFYNAPVVLVVLAPKDWPTYIYDGSLVIGNMMLAAHSLNIGSCWIHRAKQEFESEEGKEILKSLGINGEYEGIGHCVLGYIDGNYLNTPARKENRVFYID; this is translated from the coding sequence ATGGATGAAGTTTTAAAAGTAATAAGAGAAAGAAGAAGTATAAGAAAATTTAGAAGTGATATGCTTCCAAAAGAAATTATTGATAAGGTTATTGAAAGTGGGCTTTATGCAGCAAGTGGAAAAGGACAACAATCTCCTATTATTATTTCTATAACAAATAAAGAACTTCGTGATAAATTATCAAAAATGAATTGTAAAATTGGAGGTTGGAAAGAAGACTTTGACCCATTTTACAATGCACCTGTTGTATTAGTAGTATTAGCTCCGAAAGATTGGCCAACTTATATATATGATGGAAGTCTTGTTATTGGAAATATGATGTTGGCAGCACATTCATTAAATATTGGAAGTTGTTGGATACATAGAGCAAAACAAGAATTTGAAAGTGAAGAGGGAAAAGAAATTTTAAAATCTCTTGGAATTAATGGAGAATATGAAGGAATAGGGCATTGTGTGTTAGGTTATATAGATGGTAATTATCTAAATACTCCTGCAAGAAAAGAAAATCGTGTTTTTTATATTGATTAA
- the kdsA gene encoding 3-deoxy-8-phosphooctulonate synthase, whose amino-acid sequence MLINDVNKVKVGNIVFGGKKRFVLIAGPCVMESQELMDEVAGGIKEICDRLGIEYIFKASFDKANRSSIYSYRGPGLEEGMKMLTKIKEKFNVPVITDVHEAWQCKEVAKVADILQIPAFLCRQTDLLIAAAETGKAVNIKKGQFLAPWDMKNIVVKMEESRNKNIMLCERGSTFGYNNMVVDMRSLLEMRKFNYPVIFDVTHSVQKPGGLGTATSGDREYVYPLLRAGLAIGVDAIFAEVHPNPAEAKSDGPNMLYLKDLEEILKIAIEIDKIVKGV is encoded by the coding sequence ATGTTAATTAATGATGTAAATAAGGTAAAAGTTGGAAATATTGTATTTGGTGGAAAGAAAAGATTTGTTTTAATTGCAGGACCTTGTGTTATGGAATCTCAAGAATTGATGGATGAGGTTGCAGGAGGAATAAAAGAAATTTGTGATAGATTAGGAATTGAATATATCTTTAAAGCTTCTTTTGATAAAGCTAATCGTTCTTCTATATATTCATATAGAGGACCAGGATTAGAAGAAGGAATGAAAATGCTTACTAAAATAAAAGAAAAATTTAATGTTCCTGTTATTACAGATGTACATGAAGCTTGGCAATGTAAAGAAGTTGCAAAAGTAGCAGATATTTTACAGATACCAGCATTTTTATGTAGACAAACAGATTTATTAATAGCTGCTGCTGAAACAGGTAAAGCAGTAAATATTAAAAAAGGACAATTTTTAGCACCTTGGGATATGAAAAATATAGTTGTTAAAATGGAAGAATCTAGAAATAAAAATATAATGTTATGTGAAAGAGGAAGTACATTTGGATATAATAATATGGTAGTGGATATGAGAAGTTTACTTGAAATGAGAAAGTTTAATTATCCAGTTATCTTTGATGTAACACATTCAGTTCAAAAACCTGGTGGACTTGGAACTGCTACATCAGGAGATAGAGAATATGTCTATCCACTTTTAAGAGCAGGACTTGCTATTGGTGTTGATGCAATATTTGCAGAAGTTCATCCAAACCCAGCAGAAGCAAAATCTGATGGACCAAATATGTTGTATTTAAAAGATTTAGAAGAAATTTTAAAAATAGCAATAGAGATTGATAAGATAGTAAAAGGTGTATAA
- a CDS encoding UDP-N-acetylmuramoyl-L-alanyl-D-glutamate--2,6-diaminopimelate ligase translates to MNIFSGIEYKVLKDVNLDRKYDGIEYDSRKIKENYIFVAFEGANVDGHNYIDSAVKNGATCIIVSKKVEMKHNVSYILIDDIRHKLGYIASNFYEWPQRKLKIIGVTGTNGKTSSTYMIEKLMGDIPITRIGTIEYKIGDKVFEAVNTTPESLDLIKIFDKTLKKKIEYVIMEVSSHSLEIGRVEVLDFDYALFTNLTQDHLDYHLTMENYFQAKRKLFLKLKDINNSVINVDDEYGKRLYDEFIVDNPEIISYGIENGDLEGDYSDDGYIDVKYKNQIEKVKFSLLGDFNLYNTLGAIGIALKIGISMEEILKRVSNIKAAPGRFEALDCGQDYKVIVDYAHTPDALVNVIVAARNIKNGSRIITIFGCGGDRDRTKRPIMAKVAEDLSDVVILTSDNPRTESPEQIFDDVKKGFIKSDDYFFEPDREKAIKLAINMAEKNDIILITGKGHETYHIIGTKKWHFDDKEIARREIVRRKMVENVN, encoded by the coding sequence ATGAATATTTTTTCAGGGATAGAATATAAAGTTTTAAAAGATGTAAATTTAGATAGAAAATATGATGGTATTGAATATGATTCAAGGAAAATAAAAGAAAATTATATATTTGTTGCATTTGAAGGGGCTAATGTTGACGGGCATAACTATATAGATAGTGCAGTAAAAAATGGAGCTACTTGTATAATTGTTAGCAAAAAAGTTGAGATGAAACATAATGTCAGTTATATTTTAATAGATGATATAAGACATAAACTTGGATATATTGCTTCAAATTTTTATGAATGGCCTCAAAGAAAATTAAAAATTATTGGAGTTACAGGAACAAATGGTAAGACTTCATCAACTTATATGATAGAAAAATTAATGGGAGATATTCCAATAACTCGTATAGGAACAATAGAATACAAAATAGGGGATAAAGTATTTGAAGCAGTTAATACCACTCCTGAATCTCTTGACTTAATAAAAATTTTTGATAAGACTTTAAAGAAAAAAATTGAATATGTTATAATGGAGGTAAGTTCACATTCGCTTGAAATAGGTAGAGTTGAAGTGCTTGATTTTGATTATGCACTATTTACTAATTTAACTCAGGACCATTTAGATTATCATTTAACTATGGAAAATTATTTTCAAGCTAAAAGAAAATTATTTTTAAAATTGAAAGATATAAATAATTCTGTAATTAATGTTGATGATGAATATGGAAAAAGATTATATGATGAATTTATAGTTGATAATCCTGAAATAATCTCTTATGGAATAGAAAATGGAGATTTAGAAGGGGATTATTCAGATGATGGCTATATTGATGTAAAATATAAAAATCAAATTGAAAAAGTTAAATTTTCATTATTAGGGGATTTTAATTTATATAATACCTTAGGAGCTATTGGAATTGCTTTAAAAATTGGTATTAGTATGGAAGAAATTTTAAAAAGAGTTTCAAATATAAAAGCAGCACCAGGAAGATTCGAAGCCTTAGATTGTGGACAAGATTATAAAGTAATAGTAGATTATGCACATACACCTGATGCTTTAGTAAATGTAATAGTGGCAGCTAGAAATATTAAAAATGGAAGTAGAATAATAACAATCTTTGGTTGTGGTGGAGATAGAGATAGAACTAAAAGACCTATAATGGCAAAGGTAGCAGAAGATTTATCAGATGTTGTAATACTTACTTCTGATAATCCAAGAACAGAATCTCCTGAACAAATATTTGATGATGTGAAAAAAGGCTTTATAAAATCAGATGATTATTTCTTTGAACCTGATAGAGAAAAAGCAATAAAGTTAGCTATCAATATGGCAGAAAAAAATGATATAATATTAATCACAGGTAAGGGACATGAAACTTATCATATAATTGGAACTAAAAAATGGCATTTTGATGATAAAGAAATTGCAAGAAGAGAAATTGTCAGAAGAAAGATGGTGGAAAATGTTAATTAA
- a CDS encoding uracil-DNA glycosylase, whose product MSKINNDWKEILEEEFEKEYFIKLKETLEEEYKNYTVYPPKRDILNAFFLTPYSEVKVVLLGQDPYHQRGQAHGLAFSVNYEIKTPPSLVNMYKELQDDLGLYIPNNGFLEKWSKQGVLLLNTTLTVRDSEANSHSKIGWQTFTDNVIKSLNEREKPVIFILWGNNAKSKEKFIDTNKHYILKGVHPSPLSANKGFFGCKHFSEANRILKNLGEKEIDWQIENKEI is encoded by the coding sequence ATGTCAAAAATTAATAATGATTGGAAAGAGATTTTAGAAGAAGAATTTGAAAAAGAATATTTTATAAAGTTAAAAGAAACTCTTGAAGAAGAATATAAAAATTATACAGTTTATCCTCCAAAAAGGGATATACTAAATGCTTTTTTTCTTACTCCCTATTCAGAAGTAAAAGTTGTACTTTTAGGGCAGGACCCATATCATCAAAGAGGACAAGCACATGGTTTAGCATTTTCTGTAAATTATGAGATAAAAACCCCACCATCACTTGTAAATATGTATAAAGAATTACAAGATGATTTAGGGCTATACATTCCAAATAATGGTTTTCTTGAAAAATGGTCAAAACAAGGAGTGTTACTTTTAAATACTACTTTAACAGTTAGAGATAGTGAAGCTAATTCACATTCTAAAATTGGTTGGCAAACTTTTACAGATAATGTGATAAAATCACTAAATGAAAGGGAAAAACCAGTAATATTTATATTGTGGGGAAATAATGCTAAATCCAAAGAAAAATTTATTGATACTAATAAGCACTATATTTTGAAAGGAGTTCACCCTAGCCCACTTTCAGCAAATAAAGGATTCTTTGGTTGTAAACATTTTAGTGAAGCAAATAGAATTTTAAAAAATTTAGGTGAAAAAGAAATTGACTGGCAAATAGAAAACAAGGAGATATAA
- a CDS encoding HD domain-containing protein has protein sequence MKNGNSMLISRVKQVYLYIFSNFNEEWNSEVKKILSKEEFLIFSEMKNYDKVHSYSLYQKIKSNNILSSKKIYLKLALLHDSGKGKVGLFRRIKKVLIGDKILEKHPEIAFEKLKKINFELAELCLQHHNKDVDEKMKIFQELDDK, from the coding sequence GTGAAAAATGGCAATAGTATGCTAATTTCAAGAGTAAAACAAGTCTACTTATATATTTTTTCTAATTTCAATGAGGAATGGAATAGTGAAGTAAAAAAGATATTATCAAAAGAGGAATTTTTAATTTTTTCTGAAATGAAAAATTACGACAAAGTACATTCGTATAGTCTTTATCAAAAAATAAAGTCGAATAATATTTTATCTTCAAAGAAAATTTATTTAAAACTAGCACTTTTACATGACAGTGGAAAAGGTAAAGTTGGTCTTTTTAGAAGGATAAAAAAAGTTTTAATTGGAGATAAGATTTTAGAAAAACATCCAGAAATAGCTTTTGAAAAATTAAAAAAAATTAATTTTGAATTAGCAGAACTCTGTTTACAACATCATAATAAAGATGTGGATGAGAAAATGAAAATTTTTCAAGAATTAGATGATAAATAA